From one Pempheris klunzingeri isolate RE-2024b chromosome 5, fPemKlu1.hap1, whole genome shotgun sequence genomic stretch:
- the skic8 gene encoding superkiller complex protein 8: MSTQYSILFKQEHAHDDAIWTAAWGRSEADGTETIVTGSLDDMVKVWKWSDEKLELQWTLEGHQLGVVSVDISHNGAIAASSSLDAHIRLWDLESGKQIKSMDAGPVDAWSVAFSPDSKHIATGSHLGKVNIFGVESGKKEYSLDTRGKFILSIAYSPDGKYLASGAIDGIINIFDIATGKLLHTLEGHAMPIRSLTFSPDSQLLVTASDDGYIKIYDVQHANLAGTLSGHGSWVLNVAFSPDDTHFVSSSSDKSVKVWDASSRACINTFFDHQDQVWSVKYNSNGSKIISAGDDRAIHIYDCPM; this comes from the exons atgagcactCAG TACAGCATCCTTTTCAAGCAAGAACACG cACACGATGATGCTATCTGGACAGCAGCGTGGGGGAGAAGTGAGGCTGATGGGACGGAAACTATTGTCACTGGCTCCCTAGATGATATGGTGAAAGTCTGGAAATG GTCAGACGAGAAGCTGGAGCTGCAGTGGACTCTGGAGGGCCACCAGCTGGGCGTGGTGTCAGTGGACATCAGTCACAACGGAGCAATCGCTGCCTCCAGCTCCCTCGACGCTCACATCCGTCTCTGGGACCTGGAGTCCGGAAAACAGATCAAGTCCATGGACGCCGGACCAG TTGATGCGTGGTCGGTTGCCTTCTCCCCAGACTCTAAACACATCGCCACAGGGAGCCATCTTGGCAAGGTCAACATCTTTGGTGTGGAAAGCGGCAAGAAGGAGTATTCTCTGGACACGCGAGGAAAATTCATCCTGAGCATCGCTTAC AGCCCTGATGGAAAATATCTGGCCAGCGGAGCCATCGACGGTATCATCAACATCTTCGACATCGCCACTGGAAAGCTACTCCACACGCTGGAAG gtcACGCCATGCCCATCAGATCCCTCACTTTCTCCCCCGACTCCCAGCTCCTGGTCACAGCCTCAGACGACGGCTACATCAAAATATATGACGT GCAACATGCTAACCTGGCTGGCACGCTGAGTGGACACGGATCCTGGGTTCTTAACGTCGCCTTCTCCCCAGACGACACCCACTTTGTCTCAAG CTCGTCTGACAAGAGCGTGAAGGTCTGGGACGCCAGCTCCAGAGCGTGCATCAACACTTTCTTCGACCATCAAGACCAG GTGTGGAGCGTAAAGTACAACAGCAACGGCTCAAAGATCATCTCGGCTGGAGACGACCGCGCCATCCACATCTACGACTGTCCcatgtga
- the crabp1a gene encoding cellular retinoic acid-binding protein 1a, with product MPNFAGTWKIKRSENFDDLLKALGVNTMLRKVAVAAASNPRVEIRQDGEQFYIKTSTSVRTTEINFHIGEEFDEETVDGRKCKSLATWESENKMHCQQTLVDGDGPKTYWSRELNGDELVLTFGADDVVCTRIYIRE from the exons ATGCCTAACTTTGCCGGCACCTGGAAGATAAAGAGGAGTGAGAATTTTGATGACCTCCTCAAAGCCCTGG GAGTCAACACCATGCTGAGGAAGGTGGCGGTGGCGGCAGCCTCCAACCCCCGCGTGGAGATCCGTCAGGATGGCGAACAGTTCTACATCAAAACGTCCACCAGCGTTCGCACCACCGAGATCAACTTCCACATCGGTGAAGAATTTGATGAGGAGACGGTGGATGGGCGGAAGTGCAAG AGCCTCGCCACCTGGGAGTCGGAGAACAAGATGCACTGTCAGCAGACACTGGTGGACGGTGACGGCCCCAAAACCTACTGGTCCCGAGAGCTGAACGGCGATGAGCTCGTACTG ACTTTTGGGGCAGATGACGTAGTGTGCACACGGATTTATATCCGGGAATGA